Proteins encoded by one window of Phytohabitans houttuyneae:
- a CDS encoding THUMP-like domain-containing protein encodes MNPEQLAALRTPEGVKALAMAAELASGDPLSSAAALRSSGLPADLAAAALTQADLRRRAAGKFGADADRMFFTRAGLEQATRSAVAERRAARLRAAGVRTLADLGCGIGADAIAAARSGITVYALEADPGTAAVAAANAEVLGLGRITVRHGDATAADLSDVDAVFCDPARRRGGRRVFDPGAYSPPWDFVAALPARVPRTVLKLAPGIDHGLVPPGAEAEWVSVRGEVVEAAFWCGPLAEVPRRATLVGSAELTGTGDAKAPVGTPAEYLYDPDGAVVRAHLVAEFAATVGGHLADPEIAYVYAATPAPTPYARCIKIEEVLPFSLKRLRARLRERGVGRLEILKRGSALEPEKLRRDLRLTGPAGATLVLTRVAGAPTALIGQPV; translated from the coding sequence GTGAATCCCGAGCAGCTCGCCGCGCTGCGTACCCCGGAAGGGGTGAAAGCCCTCGCGATGGCGGCCGAGCTGGCCAGCGGTGATCCGCTGTCCTCGGCCGCCGCACTCCGCTCCTCGGGCCTGCCCGCGGACCTCGCCGCCGCCGCACTCACCCAGGCCGACCTTCGGCGGCGGGCGGCCGGCAAGTTCGGTGCGGACGCCGACCGGATGTTCTTCACGCGCGCCGGGCTGGAGCAGGCGACGCGGTCCGCGGTGGCCGAGCGCCGCGCCGCGCGGTTACGCGCCGCGGGCGTGCGCACGCTCGCCGATCTCGGCTGCGGCATCGGGGCCGACGCGATAGCCGCCGCCCGTTCCGGCATCACGGTGTACGCGCTGGAGGCCGACCCGGGCACCGCGGCGGTGGCCGCCGCGAACGCCGAGGTGCTGGGGCTGGGCCGGATCACGGTGCGGCACGGTGACGCCACGGCGGCCGATCTATCCGATGTGGACGCGGTCTTCTGCGACCCGGCGCGGCGGCGGGGCGGGCGGCGGGTCTTCGACCCGGGTGCCTACTCCCCGCCGTGGGACTTCGTCGCCGCCCTCCCCGCGCGGGTGCCACGCACCGTGCTCAAGCTGGCCCCCGGCATCGACCACGGGCTCGTGCCACCCGGCGCGGAGGCGGAGTGGGTGAGCGTGCGGGGTGAGGTCGTGGAGGCGGCCTTCTGGTGCGGGCCGCTCGCGGAGGTGCCGCGCCGGGCCACGCTGGTCGGGTCGGCCGAGCTCACCGGCACCGGTGACGCCAAGGCGCCGGTGGGCACGCCGGCGGAGTACCTGTACGACCCGGACGGAGCGGTGGTCCGCGCGCATCTGGTCGCCGAGTTCGCCGCGACCGTCGGCGGTCACCTCGCCGACCCGGAGATCGCGTACGTGTACGCCGCCACGCCGGCGCCCACGCCCTACGCCCGCTGCATCAAGATCGAAGAGGTGCTGCCGTTTTCGCTGAAACGGTTGAGGGCGCGCCTCCGCGAACGAGGCGTCGGCCGCCTGGAGATCCTCAAGCGCGGCTCCGCCCTGGAGCCGGAAAAGCTCCGCCGCGACCTCCGCCTGACCGGCCCGGCCGGCGCGACGCTCGTCCTCACCCGCGTCGCCGGCGCCCCGACCGCCCTGATCGGCCAGCCGGTATAG
- the ybaK gene encoding Cys-tRNA(Pro) deacylase translates to MAGQGTPATALLAKQKVAHTTHPYSVSPDSPNYGAEVAAALGVPAERVFKTLVTEVDGALTVAVVPVTGDLDLKALAAAAGGKRAVLADRTLAERTTGYVRGGISPLGQRKRLPTVVDATAADHGTIYVSAGRRGLQVELSPHDLVRLTGATLAAIRS, encoded by the coding sequence GTGGCAGGTCAGGGCACTCCGGCGACGGCGCTCCTCGCGAAGCAGAAGGTCGCGCACACGACGCACCCATACTCGGTGTCGCCCGACTCGCCCAACTACGGCGCCGAGGTGGCCGCCGCGCTGGGTGTGCCGGCCGAGCGGGTCTTCAAGACCCTGGTCACCGAGGTCGACGGGGCGCTGACCGTGGCGGTCGTGCCGGTCACCGGCGACCTCGACCTCAAGGCGCTCGCCGCGGCGGCCGGGGGCAAGCGGGCGGTGCTCGCCGACCGGACGCTGGCCGAGCGGACCACGGGGTACGTGCGGGGCGGGATCAGCCCGCTCGGACAGCGCAAGCGCCTGCCGACGGTGGTGGACGCGACCGCCGCCGACCACGGGACGATCTACGTTTCCGCAGGTCGCCGGGGCCTGCAGGTGGAGCTTTCGCCGCACGACCTCGTGCGACTGACGGGCGCCACGCTCGCCGCCATCCGCAGCTGA
- a CDS encoding sugar ABC transporter substrate-binding protein — MRKGILSIAAASLLAVGSLAACGDDSGSDSGTGNNGGGKTPKIGVILPDSKSSVRWETADRKYLEEAFKAAGVQYDIQNAQGDKNTFQTLADQMITNGATVLMIVNLDSGTGKAVLDKAKSQGVATIDYDRLTLGGSAEYYVSFDNVAVGKLQGEGLVKCLTAANAQKPVVAELNGSQTDNNATLFKEGYDSVLKPKYDAGEYVQGPDQWVPDWDNAQAGTIFEQMVTQTGGKINGVLAANDGLGNAVISVLKKNKLNGKVPVTGQDATVQGLQNILAGDQCMTVYKAIKQEADAAAELAIGLAKGEKKTTSQTVKDPEGGRDVPSVLLTPVAITKENVKDVVADGFVTKEELCTGAYAAACTQAGIS, encoded by the coding sequence ATGCGCAAAGGGATCCTCTCCATCGCTGCCGCCAGCCTGTTGGCAGTAGGGTCGCTCGCCGCGTGTGGCGACGACTCCGGCAGTGACTCCGGCACCGGTAACAACGGTGGCGGCAAGACACCCAAGATCGGCGTGATCCTTCCGGACAGCAAGTCCTCCGTCCGCTGGGAGACTGCCGACCGCAAGTACCTCGAAGAGGCCTTCAAGGCCGCCGGGGTGCAGTACGACATCCAGAACGCCCAGGGCGACAAGAACACGTTCCAGACCCTGGCCGACCAGATGATCACCAACGGCGCGACGGTCCTCATGATCGTCAACCTCGACTCCGGCACCGGCAAGGCCGTGCTCGACAAGGCCAAGTCGCAGGGTGTCGCCACCATCGACTACGACCGGCTGACGCTCGGCGGCTCCGCCGAGTACTACGTCAGCTTCGACAACGTGGCCGTCGGCAAGCTGCAGGGCGAGGGCCTGGTCAAGTGCCTGACCGCCGCCAACGCGCAGAAGCCGGTCGTCGCCGAGCTCAACGGTTCGCAGACCGACAACAACGCGACCCTCTTCAAGGAGGGTTACGACTCGGTCCTCAAGCCGAAGTACGACGCCGGCGAGTACGTCCAGGGTCCGGACCAGTGGGTTCCGGACTGGGACAACGCCCAGGCGGGCACGATCTTCGAGCAGATGGTCACCCAGACCGGCGGCAAGATCAACGGCGTGCTGGCCGCCAACGACGGCCTCGGCAACGCGGTCATCTCCGTGCTCAAGAAGAACAAGCTCAACGGCAAGGTGCCGGTGACCGGCCAGGACGCCACGGTCCAGGGCCTGCAGAACATCCTCGCGGGCGACCAGTGCATGACCGTCTACAAGGCGATCAAGCAGGAGGCCGACGCGGCCGCTGAGCTGGCCATCGGCCTGGCCAAGGGCGAGAAGAAGACCACCTCGCAGACGGTCAAGGACCCCGAGGGCGGCCGCGACGTGCCGTCGGTGCTGCTGACTCCGGTCGCCATCACCAAGGAGAACGTGAAGGACGTCGTCGCCGACGGCTTCGTCACCAAGGAAGAGCTGTGCACGGGCGCCTACGCGGCGGCGTGCACGCAGGCCGGCATCAGCTGA